CGGCCACGATATAGGCCAGCGCCAGGCCGAGCAATACCAGCCTTGGCAGTTTTGCGGTGGCCACGGACGTCAGCCGGGCCGGGGTGGAAATCGAAAGTGGGGACACGGGCGTTACTGTAACCGAGTGGCGGGCAAGCGCCAGCCTTTCAATGGCGGCCGAGCCGGGCGGGAGAAAAAAAAGCAGCCCGAAGGCTGCCTTTTTCGCTGTGGCTCCCGGGACGGGAGCGACAGAATCAGGAAGCGGACTTGACCGTGCCTGCGGTGCGCGCGAAGCGGGCGCGGAACTTTTCCACGCGGCCGGTTTCGACGATGCGGGTCTGGGCGCCCGTGTAGAACGGGTGCGATTCGGACGTCACGTCGCACTTGAAGAGCGGGTAGGTCTTGCCGTCCAGCTCGATCGTTTCGCGGGTTTGCACCGTCGAACGGGTGATGAACTTGCTGCCCGTTTGCAGGTCGGCGAAAACGACTTCGCGGTAGTCGGGGTGAATGCCTTCTTTCATGGTGCTTTCCTAGGGCTCGCGTGAGCCGCTTTCAAGAGTTAGGGTCGCCAGCCGAAGCGCCGCAATGACTGCCAGGCGCACTTTCAGCCACGTATCCGAAAAGTAACCCCGCATTCTAGCATGTGATTTCCGGCCCGCGCCAGCTCGAAAGCGGCGCGGGCGCGGTCTGGCGCCCTATTAAGGGGACGGATTCAAGGCGGGCAGATCTCCGCTCAGAGGTCCGTGCGCAGCTTCCAGATCTCGGGGAACAGCACCACTTCCAGCATCTTGCGCAGGTAGTCCACGCCCGACGTGCCGCCGGTGCCGCGCTTGAAACCGATGACCCGTTCGACCGTCGTGACGTGGCGGAAACGCCACAGGCGGAACGCGTCTTCCAGGTCTGTCAGCTTTTCGCCCAGCTGGTACAGGTCCCAGTAGCGGTCCGTATCCCGATAGACCGTCAGCCA
The Achromobacter sp. AONIH1 DNA segment above includes these coding regions:
- a CDS encoding type B 50S ribosomal protein L31, whose protein sequence is MKEGIHPDYREVVFADLQTGSKFITRSTVQTRETIELDGKTYPLFKCDVTSESHPFYTGAQTRIVETGRVEKFRARFARTAGTVKSAS